A portion of the uncultured Bacteroides sp. genome contains these proteins:
- the gdhA gene encoding NADP-specific glutamate dehydrogenase: MNIERIMSSLEGKHPGESEYLQAVKEVLISIEDIYNQHPEFEKAKIVERLVEPDRIFTFRITWVDDRGDVQTNLGYRVQFNNAIGPYKGGIRFHASVNLSILKFLGFEQTFKNALTTLPMGGGKGGSDFSPRGKSDAEIMRFCQAFMLELWRHLGPDMDVPAGDIGVGGREVGYMFGMYKKLTREFTGTFTGKGLEFGGSLIRPEATGFGGLYFVNQMLQAKGIELKGKTIALSGFGNVAWGAAVKATELGGKVITISGPDGYIYDPNGISGEKIDYMLELRASGNDVVAPYADEFPGATFVADKHPWEVKADIALPCATQNELNGEDAINLIKNNVLCVGEISNMGCTPEAIDRFIEHKVMYAPGKAVNAGGVATSGLEMSQNAMHLSWSANEVDEKLHTIMYNIHAQCVKYGTEPDGYINYVKGANIAGFMKVAHAMMGQGII, from the coding sequence ATGAATATCGAACGAATCATGTCCTCTCTGGAGGGCAAACATCCCGGCGAATCTGAATATCTTCAAGCCGTGAAGGAGGTACTTATCTCTATCGAAGATATATATAACCAGCACCCTGAATTTGAAAAAGCTAAAATCGTAGAGCGATTAGTAGAACCGGATCGTATCTTTACGTTCCGCATTACATGGGTGGACGACAGAGGAGATGTACAGACCAACCTTGGATATCGCGTTCAATTTAATAATGCCATTGGCCCGTACAAAGGAGGAATCAGATTCCACGCATCAGTCAACCTCTCTATCTTGAAATTCTTGGGATTCGAACAAACTTTTAAAAATGCATTGACCACCTTACCAATGGGTGGTGGCAAAGGAGGTTCAGACTTCTCACCACGTGGCAAGAGTGACGCTGAGATCATGCGTTTCTGCCAAGCGTTCATGCTCGAACTTTGGAGACATTTAGGTCCCGATATGGATGTGCCTGCAGGTGACATCGGTGTTGGCGGGCGTGAAGTGGGTTACATGTTCGGTATGTACAAGAAGCTAACACGAGAATTCACCGGAACATTCACCGGTAAAGGTCTGGAGTTTGGCGGTTCCTTGATTCGCCCGGAGGCAACAGGCTTTGGTGGTTTGTACTTTGTAAACCAAATGCTCCAAGCCAAAGGCATCGAACTAAAAGGTAAGACTATTGCCCTCTCCGGATTCGGCAATGTAGCTTGGGGTGCCGCAGTGAAAGCCACTGAGTTGGGTGGCAAAGTGATTACCATCTCTGGCCCCGACGGGTACATCTATGATCCGAATGGTATCAGTGGAGAGAAGATAGACTACATGCTCGAACTACGGGCATCGGGTAATGATGTTGTGGCTCCATACGCGGATGAATTCCCCGGAGCAACCTTCGTAGCCGACAAACATCCATGGGAAGTAAAGGCCGATATAGCCCTTCCTTGCGCCACTCAGAACGAATTAAATGGCGAAGACGCCATAAATCTCATAAAAAATAACGTTCTTTGCGTCGGAGAGATTTCAAATATGGGTTGTACTCCCGAAGCTATTGACCGATTTATTGAGCATAAAGTAATGTATGCACCCGGCAAAGCAGTCAATGCCGGTGGTGTAGCTACTTCCGGATTGGAGATGTCGCAGAACGCAATGCATCTAAGCTGGAGTGCGAATGAAGTGGACGAAAAGTTACATACAATTATGTACAACATCCACGCCCAATGTGTAAAATACGGCACCGAACCCGATGGGTACATTAATTATGTGAAGGGTGCCAACATTGCAGGTTTCATGAAAGTAGCCCACGCCATGATGGGACAAGGAATTATATGA
- a CDS encoding septal ring lytic transglycosylase RlpA family protein: protein MIKKAIATLVFSVCVTYIHAQDVGNATFYHNKFQGSHTSDGGTYHKDSMTCAHKTYPLGTFLKVRNPRNGKEVVVKVTDRGPFSRRLMIDLSYRAAKELDIIRHGIAKVEISAFSPIRIPYRALCDLQICSIVQVLAAQTDYPLPFHK from the coding sequence ATGATAAAGAAAGCTATAGCAACACTTGTATTTTCAGTGTGCGTTACCTACATCCATGCACAGGACGTAGGTAACGCTACTTTCTATCATAATAAATTTCAAGGTTCGCACACATCCGACGGAGGTACATATCACAAAGACAGCATGACGTGTGCACACAAAACCTACCCTCTAGGCACCTTCCTAAAAGTAAGAAACCCTCGCAACGGAAAAGAAGTTGTTGTGAAAGTTACCGATCGTGGACCTTTCAGCAGACGCTTAATGATTGATTTATCTTATCGCGCAGCCAAAGAATTAGATATTATTCGCCACGGTATTGCCAAGGTGGAAATTTCAGCCTTTTCGCCCATACGCATCCCCTACAGAGCCCTATGCGACCTTCAAATTTGTTCAATTGTGCAAGTTCTCGCCGCTCAGACAGACTATCCTTTACCTTTTCATAAATAA
- a CDS encoding Xaa-Pro peptidase family protein: protein MLLPELKLRRDKIRSIMAKQNIDAAIITCNANLLYTYGQIVSGYLYLPLNSPAHLFLKRPNNLAGEHIHPIRKPEQIIELLKENDLPIPQTLMLEGDELPYTEYMRLAAMFPEATIVNGTPIIRQARSVKTEMERIMFQRAANAHVKAYEQIPSVYHEGMTDREFSIEIERLMRLQGCLGIFRVFGQSMEIFMGSVLTGDNAATPSPYDFALGGEGLDPSLPGGLNGSLLQKGQSVMVDLGGNFNGYMCDMSRVFSIGKLTEEAYAAHQVCLEVQEKVASLAKPGAVCEDLYNAAIEIVTKANFADNFMGIDQQAKFIGHGIGLEINEAPVLAPRVKQELEPGMVFALEPKIVLPGVGPVGIENSWVVTAEGVEKLTICNEEIIEL from the coding sequence ATGTTATTACCCGAGCTTAAGTTACGACGCGATAAAATTCGCTCAATCATGGCTAAACAAAATATTGATGCCGCCATCATCACCTGCAATGCAAATTTACTCTATACTTACGGACAGATTGTTAGTGGATATCTGTATCTTCCACTTAATTCACCCGCACATCTATTCTTAAAACGCCCTAACAACCTCGCTGGTGAACACATTCACCCGATCCGTAAACCAGAGCAAATTATAGAATTACTCAAAGAAAATGACCTTCCTATTCCACAGACGCTGATGCTTGAAGGAGACGAACTTCCATACACAGAGTACATGCGTTTGGCTGCGATGTTTCCGGAAGCAACCATTGTGAACGGAACACCAATCATTCGTCAGGCTCGTAGCGTAAAAACGGAAATGGAAAGGATTATGTTCCAACGTGCCGCCAATGCCCATGTCAAGGCTTACGAACAAATACCATCCGTGTATCACGAGGGAATGACGGATAGAGAGTTCTCCATCGAAATAGAACGTCTGATGCGCCTACAAGGCTGCTTAGGCATTTTCCGCGTATTCGGACAGAGCATGGAGATCTTTATGGGTAGCGTACTTACAGGCGACAATGCAGCCACCCCTTCTCCCTACGATTTCGCTTTGGGAGGCGAAGGATTAGATCCTTCACTACCGGGTGGATTAAACGGTAGTTTGTTGCAGAAAGGGCAAAGTGTAATGGTCGATTTAGGAGGTAACTTCAATGGCTACATGTGCGACATGAGCCGTGTATTTTCTATTGGCAAACTTACCGAAGAAGCCTATGCAGCCCATCAGGTTTGTCTGGAAGTGCAAGAGAAAGTAGCCTCACTAGCCAAACCGGGAGCAGTATGCGAAGATCTATATAACGCTGCTATTGAGATTGTGACTAAAGCAAATTTTGCCGATAACTTTATGGGGATCGACCAACAAGCTAAATTCATTGGCCATGGCATAGGTTTGGAAATAAATGAAGCCCCTGTTTTGGCACCACGCGTTAAGCAGGAATTGGAACCCGGAATGGTTTTTGCCCTCGAACCCAAGATTGTCCTTCCCGGCGTAGGCCCTGTAGGTATTGAAAACTCATGGGTCGTAACTGCCGAAGGGGTAGAGAAACTAACCATCTGCAATGAAGAAATCATCGAACTCTAG
- a CDS encoding RNA polymerase sigma-70 factor — MEISTIEALQNSDHKAFEEVFLAYFDKVKYLLIGLLRSESDAEELAQDIFVKLWMNHHSIDPSKSFSTYLYTITRNTALNYLKHKLVEENFKNSFNDFDVEEADASDEILFAKEISLLVEMTVCRMPTQRRKIYRMSREKGVSNNEIAEELGISKKTVENQLSLALQEIKRIISAFYIFFL; from the coding sequence ATGGAAATTTCAACCATTGAAGCATTACAAAATAGCGATCATAAAGCTTTTGAAGAAGTTTTCTTGGCCTATTTCGATAAAGTCAAATATCTCTTGATTGGACTTTTGAGGTCAGAAAGTGATGCCGAAGAATTGGCACAAGATATTTTCGTAAAGTTGTGGATGAATCACCATTCTATAGACCCTAGTAAATCATTTAGTACCTATTTATATACTATTACGCGCAATACAGCCTTAAATTATCTAAAGCATAAGCTGGTTGAAGAAAATTTCAAGAATAGCTTTAATGACTTTGATGTAGAAGAAGCAGATGCTTCAGACGAAATCTTGTTTGCAAAAGAAATCAGCCTTTTGGTAGAAATGACTGTATGCAGGATGCCTACTCAAAGAAGAAAAATTTATCGAATGAGCCGAGAGAAAGGAGTATCCAATAATGAGATAGCCGAAGAGCTGGGAATATCAAAGAAAACGGTTGAAAATCAGCTTAGTTTGGCTTTGCAGGAAATCAAACGTATTATTTCAGCTTTCTATATTTTCTTCCTCTGA
- a CDS encoding FecR domain-containing protein → MKVNYIYQILKEFYINFYPLEIEEKVQRWIIKDKWTTEKNNAMSAIWNEIEITPNDNTYKALERVKNTIKQIENRKKHLRMRRILLGSAAVIIPVLLFLGSYFYINQDVKMIEVVTSSNQQKQCTLSDGTTILLNSCTKVTYPSKFKNTTRVVTLEGEAYFSVASDATKPFIVKTSNLSVRVLGTKFNISAYPTNDRTIATLNSGKIQVDLQLGKADSRYILKPNQEIIFNKIDKSVLIKTVASENIHWKDGSLIFEDATFNDIVNTIERRYGASIDYNKQDFLYTPYTIKFINNESLEDVLNILQDVVGDFEYKKENKRITIIQKGGNK, encoded by the coding sequence ATGAAAGTGAATTATATATACCAAATACTCAAAGAGTTTTATATAAATTTCTATCCTCTTGAGATAGAAGAAAAGGTACAAAGGTGGATAATCAAAGATAAATGGACCACTGAAAAGAATAATGCCATGTCCGCTATCTGGAATGAAATAGAAATTACCCCGAATGATAATACATATAAAGCGCTGGAAAGAGTAAAGAACACTATTAAGCAAATAGAAAACAGAAAGAAACATTTAAGAATGCGCCGTATTCTGCTAGGTAGTGCTGCCGTTATTATTCCTGTGCTTTTGTTTCTAGGTAGTTATTTCTATATAAATCAGGATGTGAAGATGATAGAAGTAGTAACTTCCAGCAATCAACAGAAACAATGTACATTATCTGACGGAACAACCATTCTATTAAATTCTTGTACGAAAGTAACCTATCCCTCCAAATTTAAAAATACTACTCGTGTCGTAACCTTAGAAGGGGAAGCTTATTTCTCGGTGGCAAGTGATGCCACAAAACCATTTATTGTAAAAACAAGCAATTTGTCTGTAAGAGTTCTTGGAACTAAATTCAATATATCAGCTTACCCAACCAATGACCGAACCATTGCGACCCTCAATAGTGGTAAAATACAAGTTGATCTTCAATTAGGAAAAGCCGATAGCAGATATATCCTTAAACCGAATCAAGAAATTATATTCAATAAAATAGATAAATCAGTATTGATAAAGACTGTAGCAAGTGAAAATATTCATTGGAAAGATGGCTCACTTATATTTGAGGATGCCACTTTCAATGATATTGTGAACACGATTGAACGCCGATATGGGGCAAGCATTGACTATAACAAGCAAGACTTTTTATATACACCATATACTATTAAATTCATAAATAATGAAAGTCTTGAAGATGTTCTGAATATATTGCAGGATGTCGTAGGTGATTTTGAATACAAAAAAGAAAATAAAAGAATAACAATCATACAGAAAGGGGGTAATAAATAG
- a CDS encoding TonB-dependent receptor, whose product MSLSKFKIRQNNSSYKIISLIIFLFITTQSNAQNERFTISGRDITIKQVFEQIEAQSKYTLAYSKAQIDIGRKITINIQRGSLKEVLEQTLKNTGFTYKIKGLHIIIILAPANSSQDVTSRQTIKGIVKDAASGSPIPYAIVILSNTNPQIGATSDSLGRFRFNQIPIGRYDIQVSFLGYESTAMKEILLTSAKEVSCDITLVESPQKLDEVVVRARVNKERPLNSMALTGGRMISVEEANRFAGGLDDPARLATSFAGVAGTPGTNAIAIRGNSPQFLQWKMEGIEIPNPTHFADVAGVGGGLFSGLSSQVMGNSDFFNGAFPAEYSNALSGVFDMSIRNGNNDKFEHAVQIGLLGLDLASEGPINRKTGSSYIFNYRYSTTGLMGAFTENTGISYQDLTFKLNFPTRKTGTFSIWGIGLLDMNKDKKLRKEPTEWETYADRQKSKTTMKKMAAGIMHRYNLGNDAYFKTSLAATYSDNRPEVEQLLSQNSSYYLPVVDMKSTNLDIVLNSYFNKKYSPRHTNRSGITITGLLYDLDFNLSPNFGQNKPMQRIVKGNGEAMVLSAYSNSIFKLTDKLTANVGVNAQLFTLNSNWTIEPRLALKWNLNSKQSISLAYGLHSRREKLDYYYVKSRETRKDAVNKELDFAKAHHFVLSYDLSLSENTHLKIEPYYQALFHVPVEPGTSFSIINHDTYYLDRQLVNEGKGRNYGIDITLERYLSKGYYYMLTGSVFKSEYLGGDNIWRNTRLDRGYLFNALGGKEWIWGKQRQHMFNTNLRISYQGGDRYTPIDEAASLDSKDIIYNENQAFNKQFSPAFTVDLGVSYKLNKKRVSHEFGLQFLNLTGYTGQHGYQYNEQKKIIEKIDVSNMLPNLSYKIQF is encoded by the coding sequence ATGTCTTTATCGAAATTTAAAATTAGGCAAAATAACTCAAGCTATAAAATAATTAGCCTAATTATTTTCCTTTTTATCACTACTCAATCAAATGCCCAAAATGAAAGATTCACTATTTCAGGGCGTGACATCACTATAAAACAAGTTTTTGAACAGATTGAAGCACAAAGTAAATACACGCTTGCTTATAGTAAAGCTCAAATAGATATAGGGCGAAAGATTACTATCAATATTCAAAGGGGCAGTCTCAAAGAAGTTCTTGAACAGACATTAAAGAATACGGGATTTACTTATAAAATCAAAGGGTTGCATATTATCATCATTCTAGCACCCGCCAATTCATCACAAGATGTTACTTCCCGGCAAACCATTAAAGGAATTGTCAAGGATGCTGCATCGGGTTCTCCCATTCCATATGCCATTGTCATTCTTTCAAATACTAATCCGCAAATAGGAGCAACAAGTGATAGTTTGGGACGCTTTAGGTTCAATCAAATACCCATTGGTCGATATGATATTCAAGTATCTTTTTTGGGGTATGAATCTACCGCAATGAAAGAAATTCTACTTACTTCCGCCAAAGAAGTGAGCTGCGATATAACTTTGGTTGAAAGCCCCCAAAAGTTAGATGAAGTGGTAGTACGTGCGAGAGTTAATAAAGAACGTCCTCTCAACTCAATGGCTCTAACTGGAGGACGTATGATTAGTGTTGAAGAAGCGAATCGATTTGCTGGCGGGCTGGATGATCCGGCTCGGCTAGCCACCTCTTTTGCAGGTGTTGCAGGAACACCGGGAACAAATGCTATTGCCATACGTGGTAATTCTCCGCAATTTTTGCAATGGAAAATGGAAGGAATAGAAATTCCTAATCCTACTCACTTTGCCGATGTTGCAGGTGTCGGTGGTGGTCTGTTTTCGGGACTTAGTAGTCAGGTAATGGGTAATTCAGATTTTTTTAATGGTGCTTTCCCCGCAGAATACAGTAATGCTCTATCAGGAGTATTTGATATGTCTATCCGAAACGGTAATAATGATAAGTTTGAACATGCTGTTCAAATTGGACTTTTAGGTCTTGACCTTGCTTCCGAAGGTCCTATCAATAGGAAAACCGGAAGTTCTTATATTTTTAACTATCGCTATTCGACAACCGGGTTAATGGGAGCTTTCACCGAAAACACAGGCATAAGTTACCAAGACCTTACTTTCAAATTGAATTTCCCGACACGTAAGACTGGAACATTCTCTATTTGGGGGATTGGGTTACTGGATATGAATAAAGATAAAAAGCTGAGAAAAGAACCTACAGAATGGGAAACGTACGCTGACAGACAAAAATCCAAAACAACAATGAAAAAAATGGCAGCTGGAATTATGCATAGGTATAATTTAGGTAATGATGCTTATTTTAAAACATCATTGGCTGCAACTTATTCAGATAATCGTCCTGAAGTAGAACAACTTCTTTCTCAAAACTCGTCCTACTATTTGCCTGTTGTAGATATGAAAAGCACTAATTTAGACATTGTGCTAAATTCTTATTTCAACAAAAAATATAGTCCCCGACATACCAACCGTTCAGGAATTACAATTACTGGGTTATTATATGATTTGGATTTTAACTTGTCACCAAACTTCGGACAAAATAAGCCGATGCAAAGGATAGTGAAAGGTAATGGTGAAGCTATGGTATTGTCGGCATATAGTAACTCCATATTCAAATTGACCGATAAATTGACTGCCAATGTAGGCGTAAATGCACAGTTATTTACTTTAAACTCAAATTGGACGATAGAACCCCGATTGGCTTTAAAGTGGAATCTCAATTCTAAACAATCTATCTCTTTAGCTTATGGATTACATAGTCGCCGGGAAAAACTGGATTATTACTATGTAAAATCAAGGGAAACAAGAAAGGATGCAGTGAATAAAGAACTGGACTTTGCCAAAGCACACCATTTTGTGTTATCCTACGATTTAAGTCTTTCAGAAAACACTCATTTGAAAATAGAACCTTACTATCAGGCGTTATTTCACGTACCTGTTGAGCCGGGAACGTCATTTTCTATCATCAACCATGATACTTATTACTTAGATCGTCAATTAGTAAATGAGGGAAAAGGACGAAATTATGGTATAGACATCACATTAGAACGTTATCTAAGCAAAGGATATTATTATATGCTGACTGGTTCTGTCTTTAAGTCAGAATATCTTGGCGGTGATAATATTTGGCGCAATACACGGCTTGATCGGGGCTATTTATTCAATGCTTTAGGTGGTAAGGAATGGATATGGGGGAAACAACGCCAACATATGTTCAATACAAATCTTCGTATATCTTATCAGGGTGGTGATCGTTACACTCCTATTGATGAAGCTGCTTCATTGGATAGCAAAGATATCATATATAATGAAAATCAAGCATTTAACAAACAGTTTTCACCTGCATTTACTGTTGATTTAGGGGTTAGTTATAAGCTAAACAAGAAACGTGTATCACATGAATTCGGGCTTCAATTCTTGAACCTGACCGGATACACAGGGCAACATGGGTATCAGTATAACGAACAGAAGAAGATTATAGAAAAGATAGACGTAAGCAATATGTTACCTAATCTTAGCTATAAAATTCAGTTTTAA